From one Rosa rugosa chromosome 4, drRosRugo1.1, whole genome shotgun sequence genomic stretch:
- the LOC133744261 gene encoding F-box/LRR-repeat protein 13-like, which produces MAIKFKSKVRVKDRISDLPDAILCHILSFIPTKYAVRTSTLSTRWKKVWPSVPCLDFCPKDFDFYESFLMFVNRLLLYRGSSDIQKFRLRCLKDDRQFPLIDGWICTAIMRHVVELDLDVPGGSRIFELPRSLFICRTLRVLKLMSSFAFDTPKSWCLPSLKVLVVTVDRPDNDPMRELLPHCPAIEDLTIKGSVGQHVISNFHISALQLKTLTIILETREDDHFPVKNACTLIIRAPKLENLDIDQRVLSLYLLDTAKSFAKPLFIFLT; this is translated from the coding sequence ATGGCTATAAAATTCAAGAGTAAAGTGAGAGTTAAAGATAGAATCAGTGACTTACCAGATGCAATTCTTTGTCACATCCTTTCCTTCATTCCAACAAAATATGCTGTGAGGACCAGCACTTTGTCTACAAGATGGAAGAAAGTGTGGCCGTCTGTTCCCTGCCTAGACTTCTGTCCCAAAGATTTTGATTTTTATGAAAGTTTTCTGATGTTTGTTAATCGCTTACTTCTATATCGTGGCTCATCAGACATTCAAAAGTTCCGACTTCGTTGTCTGAAGGATGATCGTCAGTTCCCCCTTATTGATGGTTGGATTTGCACCGCTATTATGAGGCATGTTGTTGAACTTGATCTTGATGTTCCAGGAGGTTCCCGAATTTTCGAGTTGCCTAGAAGCCTTTTCATCTGCAGAACACTGAGGGTTTTGAAGCTGATGTCAAGTTTTGCTTTTGATACCCCAAAGTCATGGTGTTTGCCTAGTCTCAAGGTGCTTGTTGTTACAGTTGATCGTCCTGATAACGATCCAATGAGAGAGCTTCTGCCTCACTGCCCCGCGATTGAAGATTTGACTATAAAGGGTTCTGTTGGACAACAtgttatttcaaattttcacatctctGCGCTTCAACTAAAGACTTTAACGATCATTTTAGAGACTCGAGAAGATGATCATTTTCCTGTGAAAAATGCGTGCACTCTTATTATTAGAGCCCCGAAACTGGAAAATTTAGATATCGACCAACGTGTTCTGTCACTTTATCTTCTGGACACTGCAAAATCTTTTGCCAAGCCACTATTCATCTTTCTGACGTAA
- the LOC133746496 gene encoding putative FBD-associated F-box protein At5g56430, whose protein sequence is MSFCLTNSSSCMKACHLPIFRNLRQLELVLHYCCSWWPELLKTSPNLESLVLDHSRHPSWRMDSCEFTWLQWNSPESVPSCVLSQLKTICTRNFRGGQDEMKVAKYMLEKGQVLKSLTLYTAHLVCTKEKLCMQLLMFYRGSKTCHVELK, encoded by the exons ATGAGTTTCTGTTTGACAAATAGTTCATCTTGCATGAAGGCTTGTCATCTGCCTATTTTTCGTAATTTGAGGCAACTGGAGCTGGTTCTTCATTATTGCTGTTCTTGGTGGCCAGAGTTGTTGAAGACATCACCTAATCTGGAATCTCTTGTTTTAGATCAT TCAAGACATCCCTCTTGGCGCATGGATAGTTGTGAATTCACATGGCTACAATGGAATTCCCCAGAGTCGGTGCCTAGTTGTGTGTTGTCACAACTCAAAACTATATGTACAAGGAATTTTAGAGGAGGGCAGGATGAGATGAAAGTGGCAAAGTACATGTTAGAGAAGGGTCAAGTTTTAAAAAGTCTGACACTCTATACAGCTCATCTTGTGTGTACAAAGGAGAAGCTGTGCATGCAACTTCTCATGTTTTACAGAGGTTCAAAGACTTGTCATGTTGAATTGAAGTAA